A segment of the Collimonas fungivorans genome:
ATGCGCTGTAGCGACGGAAACGATAGTTGCCGTTGTCGCCCATGTACTTGTCTTGCGGCAGGTTGTTCCAGCAGCTGGCGAACTCGTCCCAGGTCGCCGGATCGACATCGCAGGCAGCTTGCACGGCGCGGCCCGACATCACGCTGAATTGCCGCTGGCGCAGCTCGCTGCTGAGATGGTCGATAATGGGCGGGGCGATCCTGATGGGCGCCAAGACGTCGATTTCCATTTAGTTTTCCTCGGCCAGCAGCTTGCTGGCATCCAGCACGGAATTCGTCGGCAAAGAAAGCTGCCGGCTGGAGCGCTGCGCGGCAATATCCTTTTCCCAGCTGTCGCGGTCGGTCAGGTACAGCGGCGCATCGGCGCGGATCGCGCAGACATCGGCAGCGCCGGCGCGCAAGCGGTAGTTGACGGTGCCGCTGACATATTGCACGGTTTCCTGGATGAAGCGATCGGTAGCGGCGCGCAGAGGCGTGAACCAGCGTCCTTCGATGGCTTCCCGCACCCACAATTGTTCCATGTGCAGTTTTTCGCGCAGCAGTTCAGCATCCAGCACCGCGGTCTCCAGGTGCCGGTACGCTTCCAGCAGCACCATGGCGGCCGGCGCTTCGCGTACTTCCAGCACCTTCTCGCCCTGCTCCAGATGTTCCAGGCCGCAATAGCGGCCGATGCCGAAGGCGCCGACACGGCGGTTCAGGTGTGCGATCAGTTCCACCAGCGGCAGAGCCTCGCCGTCGATGGCGACCGGGCGGCCGCCGTCGAACCTGATCGACAGCTCGCTGCTGACAGGCGCCGGATCGACCGCGGCAGTCCAGTCAAACAACGATTCCGGCACCCAGAACGATTCCGGATTGTCGAGCGAACCGGATTCGAATTCTCGGCACCACAGGTTGGCGTCGCCGCTGATGCCGCGCGCCTGGAAGTGCGGCAGGCCGGCTGCGCGCAAGGCTTCGATTTTTTCTTCGCGGGAGATCGCGGTGTATTCGTAAGGCGTGCCGTAATAACCGGCGTAACCGAGTTGCGCAATCGCGCCGTTCAGGCGGCGCAGGGTGTTCTGCGACTGGTTGGCGGTATGGACGATGGCGTTGCAGCCGAGGCGCAAGGCGGTTTCGACCGCGAAGCGGGCGATGATCGGGCGCGACAGCGACGAGCTGATCGGATAGATGCCCATGTAGCGGGCATTGGCGCGGATCGCCGGCAGCACGGCATCTTCGGCGAACGCTTGCTGGCCGTCGATCACCAGCAGCTCGGCGCCGAAGTGCGCTGTGATCTGCTGCAGGTCGGCGGCGTTGATGCCCTCGCCCAGGTCCACCGTCAGCGCCGTGACGCGGCAACCGCTGTCGACCAGGCACTTCAAGGCATAGGTACTATCCAGTCCACCACTGAACAAAGTCAGGACATGCTCGCAGTGAGCCGCAACCAGTTTCAGGTCGTCGATGCTGCGTATTCTTTTTAGCGGCTGAATCATGGGCGCTCCGACATTCAAAAACTAGATAGTATGAATAAATCAATAAAAACAATCACTAATGAATGTAATTATGTTTTATTCCAGCAAATACGATAATCTATGTATTCAGAACAACACTTGTGCACGGCGGGAACAAATGGGAGCTAATCGATATATCAAGCTGATGCCGGACATGGCAGTGTTCGTCCGGGTAGTGGAAACCGGCAGTTTTTCGACTGCGGCGCTGGAGCTTGGCATGACGCCCTCGGCTGTCAGCCGCCAGGTGTCGCGTTTGGAACAGGCATTATCCGTCAGATTGCTGGAACGCACCACCCGCAAGCTGCGCCTGAGCGAATCCGGCAGCGAAGCCTACCAGCGCTGCCTGGAGATGGTGGGCGCGGCCAAGGCGGCGATGGAGGTCGCAGACAAGTTCGTTGCGGTGCCGCAGGGCCTGCTGCGGGTCGGCATGCCGAAAGCCTTCGGCAAGGGCGTGGTGACGCCGCTGATTGCCAGTTTCCTCGAAAAATACCCGCAGGTCGATGTGCAGCTGATACTCACCGACCGCCACGTCGACCTGATCAACGACGACGCCGACCTGGTGATCCGCATTACCAGCCAGCCGGCCGACGGCCTGGTGGCGCGGCCGCTGATGTCGATCGACCAGGTGCTGTGCGCCACCCCCAGCTACCTGGCCCAGCACGGCACGCCGAAACAGCCGCAAGACCTGTGCAGCCACAGTTGTCTCTATCTGGGCGAAAATCCAGGCGACTCCGACTGGCACTTCATGCGCCAGGGCGAAACCACCATCATCAAGGTGCGCGGCCGTTATATCGTCAACCACAGCGAAGCGCGCCTGGACGGCGTGCTGCAGAACCTGGGCATCGGCTGCCTGCCCTACTTCATCGTGCGCAACGCCCTTGAGCAAGGGCTGGTCAAAGCCGTGCTCACCGACTGGGAATTCATCGCCGCCTACCAGGGCACGGCTTTCATACAGTACTTGCCGACGCGCTACCTGGCGCCAAAAATGCGTGTCTTCATCGACCATCTGGCGTCGCACATGGAAGCCGACCTGAAACCCCTGGACCGGCGGCGCCTGGCGTCCGACAAATGAAGCGGCTGGCCGGCGGCAAGCTGGTCCTGGCGGCTGCCGGCCTGGTTTTACTATACGGCCTCCCGGCCGCCGGCTGCGGCGCCCAGCAGGTGGTGGTCGATACCGGCCATACCACGGAGAATCCCGGCGCCACCGGCCCCGGCGGCAGCCGCGAGTTCGACCTCAACCGGCAATTCACCCTCGCCCTCGGCCTGGCATTAAAAGCGCAGGGACTGGATGTGATCGATGTCGCCGCGCAAGGCTCGCCGCCCTCCTTGCCGGCGCGGACCAAAGCCAGCGCCAAGGCGGCGCTGTTCGTTTCCATCCATCACGATTCGATGCAGCAAGCCTGGCTCGACGCCGGCAGGAGCCGCGAATTTTCCGGCTACGCATTGTTTGTTTCCGCCAGCAAGCCATACTACGCGCGCAGCCTGGACTGCGCCAAAAGCATCGGCCTCCGCCTGCAGGACATCGGCGAACACCCTTCGCTGTATCACGCCGTTCCTGTCCCGGGTGAAAACCGCCCTTTGCTTGACCGCCAGCTGGGCATCCATCGCTTCGACGAACTGGCGGTGCTGAGGACCGCCGAATCACCAGCCTTGCTGATCGAGGTCGGCGTGCTGGCCAATCCCGACCAGGAGCCGCGCCTGGCGTCGCCGCAGTTTGCCGGCAAAGCCGCCCGCGCCGTCGCCGCCGGCATACGGCAGTGCCTGCCCGCGACGCCCTAGCAATCCCCCTGGCTTCAGCGATGCCGCTCGACAAAAGCCTGCAAGACCGGATCGCGCAGCGCGAATACCTCGAACAAGCCTAGTGCATCCAGCGTCGCAACGGCTTCCGCCATATGCTGCTCCGCTTGGCGGCGGCTGGCGGTCGTGGCCGACGGATCGAGGAAGGTACGGGCGTTGACCAGGAAAGCGCCGACAGTGCCCTTGCGCACCACTGTACCGTTGAAATCGCCGCTATCGACGTGGTTTGGAAGAATGTCTTCTGCTCGCATGTTTGTGCTCCTTTTAATATGGAGCCTTTAGTATGCGATGCAGAAAATGGCCTGGCTTGCGCTATTAAGCCATAATATGTCGCATGCAAGCCAAACCACACACCCTGCTGGACCCGGCCCGCGCCGATGGCCAGGACGGGCCGGAAGTCATTG
Coding sequences within it:
- a CDS encoding N-acetylmuramoyl-L-alanine amidase codes for the protein MKRLAGGKLVLAAAGLVLLYGLPAAGCGAQQVVVDTGHTTENPGATGPGGSREFDLNRQFTLALGLALKAQGLDVIDVAAQGSPPSLPARTKASAKAALFVSIHHDSMQQAWLDAGRSREFSGYALFVSASKPYYARSLDCAKSIGLRLQDIGEHPSLYHAVPVPGENRPLLDRQLGIHRFDELAVLRTAESPALLIEVGVLANPDQEPRLASPQFAGKAARAVAAGIRQCLPATP
- a CDS encoding LysR family transcriptional regulator, translated to MGANRYIKLMPDMAVFVRVVETGSFSTAALELGMTPSAVSRQVSRLEQALSVRLLERTTRKLRLSESGSEAYQRCLEMVGAAKAAMEVADKFVAVPQGLLRVGMPKAFGKGVVTPLIASFLEKYPQVDVQLILTDRHVDLINDDADLVIRITSQPADGLVARPLMSIDQVLCATPSYLAQHGTPKQPQDLCSHSCLYLGENPGDSDWHFMRQGETTIIKVRGRYIVNHSEARLDGVLQNLGIGCLPYFIVRNALEQGLVKAVLTDWEFIAAYQGTAFIQYLPTRYLAPKMRVFIDHLASHMEADLKPLDRRRLASDK
- a CDS encoding argininosuccinate synthase-related protein is translated as MIQPLKRIRSIDDLKLVAAHCEHVLTLFSGGLDSTYALKCLVDSGCRVTALTVDLGEGINAADLQQITAHFGAELLVIDGQQAFAEDAVLPAIRANARYMGIYPISSSLSRPIIARFAVETALRLGCNAIVHTANQSQNTLRRLNGAIAQLGYAGYYGTPYEYTAISREEKIEALRAAGLPHFQARGISGDANLWCREFESGSLDNPESFWVPESLFDWTAAVDPAPVSSELSIRFDGGRPVAIDGEALPLVELIAHLNRRVGAFGIGRYCGLEHLEQGEKVLEVREAPAAMVLLEAYRHLETAVLDAELLREKLHMEQLWVREAIEGRWFTPLRAATDRFIQETVQYVSGTVNYRLRAGAADVCAIRADAPLYLTDRDSWEKDIAAQRSSRQLSLPTNSVLDASKLLAEEN